The genomic stretch ATGGCGGCCTCGATCTGGTAAGGCCCGGTCCGCCCGAGCGAGGCGGCCCGCTCGATGAGGGCGGTGGCGCTGCGGATGCGCTGTGCGTCCCAGCGCGTGCGGTCCTGGTCGGCAAGCGGTACGAGCCGTCCGCCGGCGTCCAGGCGAGCGGGCCAGCGGGCCGCGTGCAGGCGGATCAGCGCCAGCAGGCCGAGGGGCTCCGGCTCCTGGGGCAGGGCGGCGGCCAGCAGCGCGGCCAGCCATTCCGCGTCGTCGACCAGCTCGCGCCGCACGCCCAGGTCTCCTCCGGTGGTGAAGCAGCCCTCGTTGAAGACCAGGTACACCACGCGCATGACCTGGGGCAGCCGTTCGGCGCGCTCCTCGGGTTCCGGCGCGCGGTAGGGGATGCCGGCCGTCGCGATCTTCCGTTTGGCCCGGGTCACGCGCTTGGCGAGGGTGGGTTCGGGCACCATGAACGCCCGCGCGATCTCGGCGGTGGTCAGGCCCACCACGGCACGCAGCGTGAGGGCGACCTGCGCGTCGGGGTCCAGGGCCGGGTGGCAGCAGGTGAAGATGAGCCGCAGACGGTCGTCGGGCTCGCGCTCGGCCGAGTCGGGCAGGGCCTCGATGCGGGCTGCGAGCTGTGGGAGCCGGTCCTTGAAGCGGGCCTCGCGGCGGATCCGGTCGAGGGCCTTGTTGCGGGCGCAGGTGAGCAGCCAGGCTCCGGGGCGCCGGGGCGGGCCGGTGCTCGGCCAGCGCCGCAGTGCCTCCACGACGGCCTCGCCGACCATCTCCTCGGCCAGGTCGAAGTCGCCGAGGAGGCGGACCAGGCTGGCGGTCAGCCGGCCCGCCTCCTCGCGGAAGACCCGCTCGATCAGTGACCGCGTGGCCTGGGCGCCGACCGGGTCAGCGCTCGACAATCGGACGCACCTCCACCTTTCCGTCGGGCACCGGGAAGCTCGCCGCCAGTTCCAGGGCGGCGTCCAGGTCGGGCACCTCGACGATCGCGTAGCCGCCGATCGCCTCCTTGGCCTCCAGCAGCGGGCGGTCGATCATGCTGGAGTGGCCCTCCTCGACCACGACCGTCGTCGCGGTCTCGGGTTCGCGCAGCTGGTTGGCCTCGACGATCGTCCCGTCGGCGCGGTGCTTGGTGAACCATTCCACGATCCCGTCGAACACCTCCGCGCGCTCCTGCTCGGAGCCCTCCTCCTGCCAGGCGCCGCGGGTCAGCAGCAGTACGTACTTCATGGTGTCCTCCTTGGTCGTCATGCTTGTCTCTACCTTCACGACGAACAAGCCGGCGCCGACGGGACAGGGGTCGCCGGTTCAGTCCACCGGGATGTCCTCGGGCAGGCCCAGCACCGCGGACACCTGGTGCCGGATGGCGGTGAGCGCGCCGTCCAGGGTGACCGTGGGGTCGCGCAGCATGAGACGGATGCCGTGGGCGTCGCTCAGGGGAGGACGAGCGCGCAGGGTTCGTCCACGTCGGTGGGCGTGAACTCGCCGGACGCGATCCCGCGTCGTACCGCGTCGGTCACCCAGGTGTGCAGCTGCGCGTACAGGTCCACGGCGTAGGTACGGGTGGCTTCGTCGCGCAGCGCCCGGACCCACGGGTTCGGGCCCGGCGACGGCGACGCTACGGCTGCTGCCGGACGGCCGCGGCAGGTGGCCGCTCTCGCAAGGCGCCGTAGCCGATGAAGTACGCGGGGATCCGGCGGACCCAGCGGGACTCGGCGAGCAGACGGGCCACGCGCCGGGCCCTGGCGGCGCTCCCGAGGGGCGGCCTGCCCTGCAGGACAGGGGCGATGAAGCGGGCGTGGGCCGTGCGCTGGAGGGCCTGGGTGGCGACGGTGGTGGGAAGGCGGCGGCGCTGCACCCGGCGTACGTCGCGCAGGCCCACGGTGCCCCGGCGCAGCGGCCCGGTGAGACAGCGGGCGGCGGCCACGGCGTCCTGCACCGCGAGGTTGATGCCGATGCCGAAGACCGGGGACATCGCGTGCGCGGCGTCGCCGATGCACAGCAGGCCGGGGCGGTGCCAGCGGCGCAGCCGGTCCAGGCGTACGTCGAGCAGTTTGACCTCGTCCCACGAGCGCACGGCGTGCACGCGGCCGGCCATCCAGGGTGCGGCGGCAGCGAACTGGGCCAGGAAGCGGTCGAGGCCGGCGGCGCGGCGCTCGGCGTCGGTGCCCTTGGGGATGAGCCCGGCGCACTGCCAGTAGTCGCCGCGGTCGATCATCGCGGTCAGGAAGCGGTCACCGGCGGCGCCGACGAGCCCCTGCGGGTCGTCTTCCCGGCGCGGCAGCCGGAACCACCAGGCGTCCATCGGGCAGGCGAAGCCGTGCAGTCCCAGTTCCGGCCGGGCGCGGGCCAGTGAGCCGCGGCCGTCGCAGGCGACGGTGAGGAGGGCACGCAGCTCGCCGGTGCGGCCGTCGGAGGTGCGGTAGCGCACCCCGGTCACCCTCCCGGACTCGATCAGGAAGTCGGTCGCCTCCGTGTTCATCCGCAGATGGAAGGCCGGCTCGCGCCCCGCCTCGTCCGCGAGCAGGT from Streptomyces roseochromogenus subsp. oscitans DS 12.976 encodes the following:
- a CDS encoding RNA polymerase sigma factor translates to MSSADPVGAQATRSLIERVFREEAGRLTASLVRLLGDFDLAEEMVGEAVVEALRRWPSTGPPRRPGAWLLTCARNKALDRIRREARFKDRLPQLAARIEALPDSAEREPDDRLRLIFTCCHPALDPDAQVALTLRAVVGLTTAEIARAFMVPEPTLAKRVTRAKRKIATAGIPYRAPEPEERAERLPQVMRVVYLVFNEGCFTTGGDLGVRRELVDDAEWLAALLAAALPQEPEPLGLLALIRLHAARWPARLDAGGRLVPLADQDRTRWDAQRIRSATALIERAASLGRTGPYQIEAAITAVHCEAPGWKETDWPQLLRLYDMLLALDPSPVVRLNRAVVISHTEGPAAALAQVEALTGRLARYHLFHATRAALLRDLGREEEAAAADREALHLTANPAERSLLTARLHGDEGTG
- a CDS encoding YciI family protein yields the protein MTTKEDTMKYVLLLTRGAWQEEGSEQERAEVFDGIVEWFTKHRADGTIVEANQLREPETATTVVVEEGHSSMIDRPLLEAKEAIGGYAIVEVPDLDAALELAASFPVPDGKVEVRPIVER
- a CDS encoding FAD-dependent oxidoreductase translates to MERTTCCVVGGGPAGMVLALLLARSGVDVTVLEKHGDFLRDFRGDTVHPSTLALLDDLGLAERFARLPQRRVHTVQLPVGTSRSNVTVGDLSVLPGPYNYVAMVPQWDLLDLLADEAGREPAFHLRMNTEATDFLIESGRVTGVRYRTSDGRTGELRALLTVACDGRGSLARARPELGLHGFACPMDAWWFRLPRREDDPQGLVGAAGDRFLTAMIDRGDYWQCAGLIPKGTDAERRAAGLDRFLAQFAAAAPWMAGRVHAVRSWDEVKLLDVRLDRLRRWHRPGLLCIGDAAHAMSPVFGIGINLAVQDAVAAARCLTGPLRRGTVGLRDVRRVQRRRLPTTVATQALQRTAHARFIAPVLQGRPPLGSAARARRVARLLAESRWVRRIPAYFIGYGALRERPPAAAVRQQP